A single genomic interval of Adhaeribacter pallidiroseus harbors:
- a CDS encoding KUP/HAK/KT family potassium transporter, with amino-acid sequence MQKEHNHAHNRLSTAGLLIALGIIYGDIGTSPLYVMKAIILSGGEIVNPELVYGGVSCVFWTITLQTTLKYVVLTLRADNNGEGGIFSLYTLVRRKAKWLMIPAIIGGSALLADGIITPPISVSSAIEGLRIINPDLPTVPIVLAILTVLFIAQSFGTQIVGKAFGPIMFIWFTMLAVLGITNILDHPEVLKALNPYYAYRLLVLYPGGFWLLGAVFLCTTGAEALYSDLGHCGRENIRISWIFVKTCLLLNYFGQAAWLSQHFNQKLGENQNPFYGVMPEWFLLIGIVIATIAAIIASQALITGSFTLIGEAIRLNLWPKVRLIYPTNVKGQLFVPSVNKLLWAGCVAVVLYFQESTNMEAAYGLSITVTMLATTILMSYYLYLKKFSKLVIFSFLGVYLTIELSFLVANLLKFPHGGWVSVAIGVMLITVMYTWIRSFYIKRRLTEEVKLDKYIGPLKDLSEDETIPKYSTHLIYMTSAERKSEIESKIIYSIFQKRPKRADIYWFLHVNTTDDPYTMEYKVHHIMENDIIRVDFNLGFRVEQRINLYFRKVVENLVNNKEVDITSRYESLSRQNVIGDFRFVVLEKYLSLENDLPWDEKLIMQAYYYIKEFTASEDKWFGLDTSSVKIEKVPLVINPIHNVELTRVK; translated from the coding sequence ATGCAAAAAGAACATAATCACGCACATAACCGGCTTTCTACGGCTGGTTTACTTATCGCCCTGGGTATTATTTATGGCGATATTGGTACCTCTCCCTTATACGTAATGAAGGCCATTATTTTAAGCGGCGGCGAAATCGTTAATCCGGAGTTAGTTTATGGGGGCGTTTCCTGCGTTTTCTGGACCATAACCTTACAAACTACCCTGAAATACGTGGTGCTTACCTTACGGGCCGATAATAACGGGGAAGGTGGTATTTTTTCGTTGTATACTCTGGTACGCCGCAAAGCCAAATGGCTCATGATTCCGGCTATTATTGGGGGCAGCGCTTTACTGGCCGATGGCATTATAACCCCGCCTATATCGGTTTCGTCGGCGATTGAAGGCTTACGTATTATCAATCCTGATCTGCCCACGGTACCCATTGTACTGGCTATTTTAACGGTGTTGTTTATAGCGCAAAGTTTTGGTACGCAAATAGTAGGAAAAGCTTTTGGGCCCATTATGTTTATATGGTTTACCATGCTGGCCGTACTGGGCATTACCAATATTCTCGACCACCCCGAAGTGTTAAAAGCCCTAAACCCGTATTACGCGTACCGCTTGCTGGTACTTTATCCCGGAGGCTTTTGGTTATTAGGAGCCGTATTTTTATGTACTACCGGAGCCGAAGCTTTGTACTCTGATTTAGGCCATTGCGGGCGCGAAAATATCCGGATAAGCTGGATTTTTGTGAAAACCTGTTTATTGCTTAATTATTTTGGCCAGGCTGCCTGGTTGTCACAGCACTTTAATCAAAAACTAGGCGAGAATCAAAACCCGTTTTATGGTGTAATGCCCGAATGGTTTTTGCTCATCGGGATTGTGATTGCTACTATCGCGGCTATTATTGCCAGCCAGGCTTTAATTACCGGCTCTTTTACGCTTATCGGGGAAGCTATTCGGCTCAACTTATGGCCCAAAGTGCGCCTGATTTACCCGACTAACGTGAAAGGACAGTTATTTGTGCCGAGCGTAAATAAACTGCTTTGGGCGGGTTGCGTGGCGGTGGTCTTGTATTTTCAGGAATCAACTAACATGGAAGCCGCTTACGGTTTATCCATTACGGTAACCATGCTGGCTACTACCATTTTAATGAGCTATTACTTGTATTTAAAGAAGTTTTCAAAGCTGGTAATTTTCTCGTTTTTAGGTGTTTACCTCACCATTGAACTCTCGTTTCTGGTAGCTAATTTATTAAAATTTCCGCATGGCGGCTGGGTATCGGTAGCCATTGGTGTAATGCTGATAACCGTGATGTATACCTGGATCCGGTCTTTTTATATTAAAAGACGCTTAACCGAAGAAGTAAAACTAGATAAATACATTGGTCCGTTAAAAGATCTGAGCGAAGACGAAACCATACCGAAGTACTCGACGCATTTGATTTACATGACTAGTGCCGAACGAAAGAGCGAAATTGAATCCAAGATTATTTATTCTATTTTTCAGAAACGACCCAAACGCGCTGATATTTACTGGTTTCTGCACGTAAACACCACCGACGATCCGTACACCATGGAGTACAAAGTGCACCATATCATGGAAAACGATATTATCCGAGTCGATTTTAACCTGGGTTTCCGGGTAGAGCAGCGCATTAACCTCTACTTCCGGAAAGTAGTAGAAAACTTGGTAAACAATAAAGAAGTAGATATTACCAGTAGGTACGAGTCTTTGAGCCGGCAAAACGTAATCGGCGATTTCCGGTTTGTGGTACTCGAAAAATATTTATCCTTGGAAAATGATTTGCCCTGGGACGAAAAACTGATTATGCAGGCCTATTACTACATAAAAGAATTCACCGCTTCCGAAGACAAGTGGTTTGGCCTCGATACCAGTTCGGTGAAAATAGAAAAAGTGCCTTTAGTAATTAATCCCATCCACAACGTGGAACTAACCCGGGTTAAGTAA
- a CDS encoding B12-binding domain-containing radical SAM protein, protein MQVKFILPALTEAKSPYWRPIKYSLFPPLGLATLAAYLASDDEAILQDEHVESLNLDDAPDLVVIQVYITNAYRAYQIADHYRSRGAYVALGGLHVTSLPDETAPHADSIFLGPGEETFPQFLQDLRHRKPQKRYFSSVRSLVNIPPVRRDLIKRNYYLVPNSIVVTRGCPHHCDFCYKDAFFQGGKGFYTQQVDAALAEIDRLPGRHLYFLDDHLLGNQKFARELFAGMRGMNRVFQGASTIDAILRGDLIERAAEAGLRSVFIGFETLNPKNLQSSNKKQNLNRDYHVAIRRLHDLGIMINGSFVFGLDDDEPDVFKNTVDWAVQEGITTSTFHILTPYPGTKLFTDMSAANRILTHNWDLYDTRHVVYQTTKISAEALKQGYDWAYQNFYSWPNILKGRLTHDSVKHQLKHFAYAGGWKKFEPLWNFVIKSRNLNAMLPLLESILSKVNPQKQPESKLTAPVALPELPVLTAFGE, encoded by the coding sequence ATGCAAGTCAAATTTATTTTACCCGCCCTCACCGAAGCCAAAAGCCCTTACTGGCGCCCTATTAAGTACTCGCTTTTTCCGCCGCTGGGTTTAGCTACGCTGGCCGCTTATTTAGCCTCCGACGATGAAGCTATTCTTCAGGACGAACACGTAGAATCTTTAAATCTGGATGATGCGCCCGACTTAGTGGTGATACAAGTGTATATTACTAATGCGTACCGGGCTTACCAAATTGCCGACCATTACCGCAGCCGCGGGGCGTACGTGGCCTTGGGCGGCTTGCACGTTACTTCCCTTCCCGACGAAACGGCCCCGCACGCCGACAGTATTTTCCTGGGCCCCGGCGAAGAAACCTTTCCGCAGTTTTTACAGGATCTACGCCATAGAAAACCACAAAAGCGCTACTTTTCGTCGGTTCGGTCGCTGGTGAATATACCGCCGGTACGCCGCGATTTAATTAAACGCAACTACTACCTGGTGCCTAATTCTATTGTGGTTACGCGCGGTTGTCCGCACCACTGCGATTTTTGCTATAAAGATGCTTTTTTTCAGGGTGGTAAAGGCTTTTACACGCAACAGGTAGATGCCGCACTAGCCGAAATAGACCGCTTACCCGGCCGTCATCTGTATTTTCTCGACGACCATTTGCTGGGTAACCAAAAGTTTGCCCGTGAATTATTTGCGGGCATGCGCGGCATGAACCGGGTTTTCCAGGGTGCCTCTACCATCGACGCTATCTTGCGGGGCGACTTAATCGAGCGAGCGGCCGAAGCCGGTTTACGTAGCGTATTTATCGGCTTCGAAACGCTTAATCCTAAAAACTTACAGAGTAGCAACAAAAAACAAAACTTGAACCGCGACTACCATGTCGCTATCCGGCGGCTTCACGATTTAGGCATTATGATTAACGGCAGCTTTGTTTTTGGCCTCGACGATGATGAGCCCGATGTTTTTAAAAACACCGTAGATTGGGCCGTACAAGAAGGCATAACTACGTCTACTTTTCATATTTTAACGCCGTACCCGGGCACTAAGCTTTTTACGGATATGAGCGCCGCTAATCGTATTCTTACCCACAACTGGGATTTATACGATACCCGCCACGTGGTTTACCAAACTACCAAAATTTCGGCCGAGGCTTTAAAACAAGGCTACGATTGGGCCTACCAAAACTTTTACTCCTGGCCCAATATTTTAAAAGGCCGCCTGACGCATGACTCCGTGAAACACCAACTCAAACATTTTGCTTATGCGGGCGGCTGGAAAAAGTTTGAACCGCTCTGGAACTTCGTCATTAAATCGCGCAATTTGAACGCCATGCTGCCGCTGCTCGAAAGTATTTTATCGAAAGTAAACCCGCAGAAGCAACCGGAGTCAAAATTAACCGCGCCGGTTGCTTTACCGGAGTTACCGGTTCTGACGGCCTTCGGGGAATAA
- a CDS encoding PQQ-dependent sugar dehydrogenase, whose protein sequence is MKQPKNLLVLSFLLILMSCEVNKSDDNNTPDPGQNPVVPSGYTLTEAFSTLKFDKPVELTSPTDGTNRIFVVSQTGKIHVFPNDATAATAPVYLDISSKVTSGGELGLLGLAFHPDYKTNGYFYVNYTRGNPLETVISRFKVSSSDPNVADPGSEQVLLTYQQPFSNHNGGKLAFGNDGYLYIASGDGGSGGDPQNYAQNRTQLLGKIIRIDVNSTTGNLPYAIPADNPYRNNNQGFREEIYAYGLRNPWRFSFDRKTGTLWAGDVGQGNVEEISIIKNGGNYGWKIREGNTCFGAANCDVTGLEEPVWTYPLNNENGRSVTGGYVCHDKNLIGLADKYIYGDYVSGNVWALTVNGNQMVKNELITKLPDNISSFGEDSQQGLYVLGYGTGKIFKFTPKP, encoded by the coding sequence ATGAAGCAGCCGAAAAATTTACTTGTTCTGAGTTTCCTGTTAATCTTAATGAGTTGCGAGGTAAATAAATCCGACGACAATAATACGCCCGATCCTGGTCAAAATCCCGTAGTTCCTTCTGGCTATACCCTTACCGAAGCGTTCTCAACTTTAAAATTTGATAAGCCCGTGGAGCTAACCAGCCCTACCGATGGCACGAACCGCATTTTTGTAGTTTCGCAAACCGGTAAAATCCACGTGTTTCCGAACGATGCAACCGCGGCTACCGCACCCGTATATTTAGACATCAGCTCCAAAGTAACTTCCGGCGGAGAGTTAGGTTTGTTAGGTTTAGCTTTTCACCCGGATTATAAAACCAATGGTTATTTTTACGTCAACTATACCCGCGGCAATCCTCTGGAAACCGTTATTTCCCGGTTTAAAGTCAGCAGTTCCGACCCGAACGTAGCCGACCCCGGGAGTGAACAAGTCTTGTTAACTTATCAGCAACCTTTTTCGAATCACAACGGGGGGAAATTAGCTTTCGGGAACGATGGCTATTTGTACATTGCTTCCGGCGATGGCGGCAGTGGCGGCGACCCGCAAAACTACGCCCAAAACCGGACCCAACTCCTGGGCAAAATTATACGCATTGATGTAAACAGCACCACCGGTAATTTGCCCTACGCCATACCGGCTGATAATCCTTATAGAAATAACAACCAAGGTTTCCGCGAAGAAATTTATGCCTATGGTTTGCGCAACCCCTGGCGTTTTAGCTTCGACCGTAAAACCGGTACGTTGTGGGCCGGCGACGTTGGCCAAGGCAACGTAGAAGAAATTTCCATCATAAAAAACGGCGGGAACTACGGCTGGAAAATCCGGGAAGGCAATACCTGTTTCGGGGCCGCCAATTGCGATGTAACCGGCCTGGAAGAACCTGTCTGGACGTATCCATTGAATAACGAAAACGGTCGTTCGGTGACCGGTGGTTATGTGTGCCACGATAAAAATCTGATTGGCTTAGCCGATAAATATATTTACGGCGATTATGTTTCGGGCAATGTTTGGGCGTTAACCGTGAATGGCAACCAAATGGTAAAAAACGAATTAATCACCAAATTACCCGATAACATATCTTCTTTCGGCGAAGACAGCCAACAAGGACTTTATGTACTGGGTTACGGTACCGGCAAAATTTTTAAATTTACTCCAAAGCCGTAA
- a CDS encoding DUF1810 domain-containing protein — protein MTHENNLQRFITAQEKDYPIALAEIKRGRKQSHWMWYIFPQIQGLGYSETSRVYAITNIPEAEAYVKHPVLGKRLIEICEALLLLTSNNATAIFGNPDDLKLKSSMTLFSQIPNAHPVFQKVLAKFFHGTKDLKTLQIIESQA, from the coding sequence ATGACGCACGAAAACAACTTGCAACGCTTTATTACCGCCCAGGAAAAAGACTATCCCATTGCCTTAGCCGAAATAAAGCGAGGTCGAAAACAAAGCCATTGGATGTGGTACATTTTTCCGCAAATACAAGGCTTGGGTTACAGCGAAACTTCGCGGGTTTACGCTATTACGAATATTCCCGAAGCAGAAGCCTATGTAAAGCACCCGGTATTAGGTAAACGCTTGATTGAGATTTGCGAAGCTTTGCTGTTATTAACCAGCAACAATGCTACCGCTATTTTCGGCAACCCAGACGATTTAAAGTTGAAATCTTCGATGACTTTATTTTCGCAGATACCTAATGCGCACCCGGTTTTTCAAAAAGTGCTGGCTAAATTCTTTCACGGAACCAAGGATCTTAAAACCCTGCAAATCATCGAAAGCCAAGCTTAA
- the leuB gene encoding 3-isopropylmalate dehydrogenase, with the protein MNKKIAVLPGDGIGPEVTAVAVNALQRVAEKFNHTFTFEEGLVGACAIDATGNPFPEETLHLCQSADAILFGAIGHPKYDNDPTAPVRPEQGLLAMRKALGLFANIRPVNTFKVLADASPLKREIVEGVDFVVFRELTGGSYFGAKGRSEDRNSAYDTCTYTRDEIARITELAFTAAAKRRKKVTLVDKANVMETSRLWREVVQQYAANFPDIELELMFVDNAAMALIQNPRRFDVILTENMFGDILTDEASVITGSLGMLPSASVGSKVALYEPIHGSYPQAAGKNIANPMAAVLSAATLLETSFDLMAEGQALRNAVEEALNNGFVTVDINPTHHLGTREVGEKICSFV; encoded by the coding sequence ATGAATAAGAAAATAGCTGTTCTGCCCGGCGATGGGATTGGCCCCGAAGTAACCGCCGTAGCTGTAAATGCCCTGCAAAGAGTTGCCGAAAAGTTTAACCATACTTTCACCTTCGAGGAAGGCCTAGTAGGCGCCTGCGCCATCGATGCTACCGGCAATCCTTTTCCGGAAGAAACCCTGCACTTATGCCAATCGGCAGATGCCATTTTATTTGGCGCCATTGGCCACCCGAAATACGATAATGATCCTACTGCTCCGGTTCGCCCGGAACAAGGCTTGCTGGCGATGCGCAAAGCCTTGGGTTTATTTGCCAATATCCGGCCGGTAAATACTTTTAAAGTTTTGGCCGATGCCTCGCCGCTAAAGCGCGAAATTGTAGAGGGCGTAGACTTTGTGGTGTTCCGGGAATTAACCGGTGGTTCTTACTTTGGCGCCAAAGGCCGTTCCGAAGATCGCAACAGCGCTTACGATACCTGCACCTACACCCGCGACGAAATTGCCCGGATAACCGAACTAGCCTTTACGGCCGCGGCTAAACGCCGTAAGAAAGTTACCTTAGTAGACAAGGCTAACGTGATGGAAACGTCCCGGCTCTGGCGCGAAGTAGTACAACAATACGCTGCTAACTTTCCGGATATCGAGCTGGAACTCATGTTTGTGGATAATGCTGCCATGGCTTTAATTCAAAACCCGCGGCGTTTTGATGTTATTTTAACCGAGAACATGTTTGGCGACATTCTTACGGACGAAGCTTCGGTAATAACCGGCTCGCTCGGCATGTTGCCTTCGGCCTCGGTGGGCAGTAAAGTAGCTTTGTACGAACCTATTCATGGCTCGTACCCGCAGGCCGCCGGCAAAAATATTGCCAACCCCATGGCGGCGGTTTTGTCGGCAGCTACCCTCCTGGAAACTTCTTTTGATTTAATGGCCGAAGGCCAGGCCTTGCGCAACGCCGTAGAAGAAGCGTTGAATAATGGTTTTGTAACGGTGGATATTAACCCCACGCACCATTTGGGTACGCGCGAAGTAGGCGAGAAAATCTGTAGCTTTGTTTAA
- a CDS encoding SRPBCC family protein, giving the protein MKSSVLMNFSVDKENNQIKVEREFAAPLTKVWAAWTESQLLDQWWAPKPWQAKTKHLDFKEGGYWLYAMVGPEGEEHWARADYKAITSLQNYAAQDAFCDAEGAVNPDFPRSNWYNQFSESGEMTLVTITITYDNFSDLETVIQMGFKEGFTMGLENLDDLLASGQV; this is encoded by the coding sequence ATGAAAAGTAGCGTTTTAATGAATTTTTCCGTAGACAAGGAAAATAACCAAATTAAGGTAGAAAGAGAGTTTGCCGCCCCTTTAACTAAAGTATGGGCCGCCTGGACCGAAAGCCAATTGCTCGACCAATGGTGGGCGCCTAAGCCTTGGCAAGCTAAAACCAAGCATTTGGATTTTAAAGAAGGGGGTTACTGGCTCTACGCCATGGTTGGACCAGAAGGCGAGGAACATTGGGCCCGCGCTGATTATAAAGCAATTACTTCCTTGCAAAACTATGCTGCGCAAGATGCTTTTTGCGACGCAGAGGGCGCTGTTAATCCGGATTTTCCGCGATCTAACTGGTATAACCAGTTCTCCGAATCTGGGGAAATGACCTTGGTAACTATTACGATAACGTACGACAATTTTTCGGATTTAGAAACAGTTATTCAGATGGGCTTTAAAGAAGGATTTACCATGGGCTTGGAAAATCTGGATGATCTACTTGCTTCTGGGCAAGTATAA
- a CDS encoding APC family permease — MENIYMDKDDLTHAIAPPHAPKLKELPATAICGNDITSSCLYVSALAIIYAGQYAWVALLMVGAVLFLFRKIYGEVVGALPLNGGAYNALLNTTSKRTASLAACLTLLSYMATAVISASEAMHYVHHLWEDWPVMYATIGLLAIFMGLTIMGIGESSMVAIIIFITHITTLTLLIIVGAVFLFNHGLDTFLTNFAQPLPGGSIWRALFFGFAAAMLGISGFESSANFVEEQEQGVFPKTLRNMWLAVTVFNPLTAFLVLAIIPMSAVPEHQAALLAYIGEVAGGQWLAILVSVNAALVLSGAVLTSYVGVTGLVHRMTLDRCLPQFLLITNKRGTAYLIMMAFFLLCVSILLITQGDLNALAGVYTISFLSVMALFGIGNILLKLRRDKLPRPVRASGWALFVAIGAVVAALVGNAILNPPYLFVFLKYFIPTVALVYFMLYRTTLLRLFTYLVKQFEGTFAKFLPFTSFQLKRLITEINSQQFVFFTRGDNIANINQVMRYIEDNEHTNRIKIVNILGNNEHPPKKLMHEVDVLDRAYPDMDVDFIVIKGHFGPQLIDELSRKWNIPKNFMFIGSPGQRFHYGLQELGGVRLVI, encoded by the coding sequence TTGGAAAATATTTACATGGATAAAGATGACTTAACGCATGCCATTGCGCCCCCGCATGCGCCTAAATTAAAAGAACTTCCGGCCACTGCCATTTGCGGGAACGATATTACTTCTTCTTGTTTATACGTGTCGGCGCTGGCTATTATTTACGCCGGGCAATATGCCTGGGTAGCTTTATTAATGGTAGGAGCCGTATTGTTTTTATTCCGGAAAATATACGGCGAAGTAGTAGGGGCTTTGCCTTTAAACGGCGGTGCTTACAATGCCTTATTAAATACCACCAGTAAAAGAACCGCTTCTCTGGCGGCCTGCCTTACGCTGTTATCCTACATGGCTACGGCGGTTATTTCGGCGAGTGAGGCCATGCATTATGTACACCATCTCTGGGAAGATTGGCCGGTTATGTACGCTACCATTGGTTTATTAGCCATTTTCATGGGTTTAACCATAATGGGTATCGGCGAATCGTCTATGGTAGCAATTATTATCTTCATTACGCATATTACTACCCTTACCTTGCTCATTATAGTGGGTGCTGTTTTCTTATTCAATCACGGTCTGGATACGTTCTTAACTAATTTTGCGCAACCTTTACCCGGTGGCAGTATCTGGCGGGCCTTGTTTTTTGGTTTTGCGGCCGCCATGCTGGGTATATCGGGGTTCGAGAGTTCGGCTAATTTCGTGGAGGAACAAGAACAGGGCGTGTTCCCGAAAACCTTGCGCAACATGTGGCTGGCTGTTACGGTTTTTAATCCGCTTACGGCTTTTCTGGTTTTAGCCATTATTCCGATGAGCGCAGTGCCCGAACACCAGGCGGCTTTATTGGCTTATATCGGCGAAGTAGCGGGTGGTCAGTGGCTGGCTATTTTGGTTTCGGTAAACGCGGCTTTGGTCCTGAGCGGAGCCGTTTTAACTTCGTACGTGGGCGTTACCGGTTTGGTGCACCGCATGACGCTGGATCGTTGTTTGCCGCAGTTTTTACTAATTACCAATAAGCGTGGCACGGCTTACTTAATTATGATGGCTTTTTTTCTGCTCTGCGTTTCTATCTTATTAATTACCCAAGGCGACTTAAACGCTTTGGCGGGGGTGTATACTATTTCGTTTCTGTCGGTAATGGCTTTGTTTGGAATTGGTAATATCTTACTTAAGCTCCGGCGCGATAAATTACCCCGTCCGGTTCGGGCTTCGGGTTGGGCTTTATTTGTAGCCATTGGGGCGGTAGTAGCTGCGTTGGTAGGTAATGCTATTTTAAACCCGCCGTACTTATTTGTATTTTTAAAATATTTTATTCCTACGGTAGCCCTGGTGTATTTTATGCTGTACCGCACCACGCTGCTGCGCTTGTTTACTTATCTGGTAAAGCAGTTTGAAGGAACCTTTGCTAAGTTTTTACCTTTTACTTCGTTCCAACTAAAGCGGTTGATTACCGAAATAAATTCGCAGCAATTTGTGTTTTTTACGCGGGGCGATAATATTGCCAACATTAACCAGGTCATGCGTTACATCGAAGATAACGAACATACCAACCGCATTAAAATTGTGAATATACTGGGCAATAACGAGCATCCGCCCAAAAAGCTCATGCACGAAGTAGACGTGCTGGACCGGGCTTACCCGGACATGGATGTGGATTTTATCGTTATTAAAGGGCATTTTGGTCCCCAACTGATTGATGAGCTTTCCCGGAAGTGGAATATTCCTAAGAATTTTATGTTTATTGGTTCCCCGGGCCAGCGGTTTCATTATGGATTGCAGGAGTTAGGCGGGGTGCGGTTGGTTATATAA
- a CDS encoding winged helix-turn-helix domain-containing protein: MIAFNKLNKAFESRIRLGVMSVLLVNDWVEFATLKDTLHLTDGNLASHITALEKLNYLQVRKQFIGKKPNTSYAVTQAGRKAFNEHLNALEQLIKAREG; encoded by the coding sequence ATGATCGCCTTTAATAAATTAAATAAAGCTTTTGAAAGCCGGATTCGGTTAGGGGTGATGTCGGTTTTGCTGGTAAACGATTGGGTAGAATTTGCGACCTTAAAAGATACGCTGCACCTCACCGACGGCAACTTAGCCAGCCACATCACGGCGCTCGAAAAATTAAATTACCTGCAAGTACGCAAGCAATTCATCGGGAAAAAGCCGAATACCTCGTACGCGGTTACGCAAGCCGGGCGCAAAGCCTTTAACGAACATTTAAACGCGCTGGAACAATTAATTAAAGCCCGGGAAGGGTAA
- a CDS encoding ArsR/SmtB family transcription factor, which translates to MKRDVFQAIADPTRRAILVLIASQAMTPNALAEHFDSTRQAVSKHITVLAECDLVKQEKIGREIYYHFNPLKMKEIDQWLNQFKKHWEDRFNQLDQVLLNLNSKPNEK; encoded by the coding sequence ATGAAAAGAGATGTTTTTCAGGCAATAGCCGACCCAACGCGGCGCGCTATTCTGGTTTTAATTGCGTCGCAGGCCATGACTCCTAACGCGTTAGCCGAACACTTCGACTCTACGCGGCAAGCGGTATCGAAGCACATTACTGTTTTGGCCGAATGCGATTTAGTAAAACAGGAAAAGATAGGGCGAGAAATTTATTATCATTTCAATCCTTTAAAAATGAAGGAAATCGATCAATGGCTAAACCAATTTAAAAAACATTGGGAAGACCGCTTTAATCAATTGGACCAAGTATTACTTAACCTAAATTCTAAACCAAATGAAAAGTAG